A genomic window from Candidatus Kouleothrix ribensis includes:
- a CDS encoding class I SAM-dependent methyltransferase produces the protein MSRTVPQQSRPAKSGAGYDKCWTPWHGVAPLLPYLPAGARIWECCAGAGWLAQWLREAGHAVIATDYESGHDALTWSLCPDDYDVIVTNVPFSLKYQFIARCYDLGKPWALLVPYSTPFAATAKRIRDAAGKPWEELRLNKRINFCMPDSGFQNNGAQMTTIWLCHGLLPAPIIDAEVPEPRPEHRLIKPEKRRKPTRDDVVCWVEQRGIGPLHVQQVADLVWEAVKLGVPTIDQLALF, from the coding sequence ATGAGCCGTACCGTGCCACAACAGAGCCGCCCCGCCAAGAGCGGCGCCGGGTATGACAAGTGCTGGACACCCTGGCACGGGGTGGCGCCGCTCTTGCCCTACCTGCCCGCCGGCGCGCGCATCTGGGAATGCTGCGCCGGGGCCGGCTGGCTCGCCCAGTGGCTGCGCGAGGCCGGCCACGCCGTGATTGCGACCGACTACGAGTCTGGGCACGACGCGCTCACCTGGTCGCTGTGTCCAGACGACTACGACGTGATCGTCACCAACGTGCCGTTCTCGCTCAAGTACCAGTTCATCGCGCGCTGCTACGACCTGGGCAAGCCCTGGGCGCTGCTCGTGCCCTATAGCACGCCGTTTGCGGCGACCGCCAAGCGCATCCGCGACGCGGCGGGCAAGCCCTGGGAGGAGCTGCGGCTGAACAAGCGGATCAACTTCTGCATGCCGGACTCCGGCTTCCAGAACAACGGCGCGCAGATGACCACCATCTGGCTGTGCCACGGCCTGCTGCCGGCGCCGATCATCGACGCCGAGGTGCCGGAGCCGCGGCCGGAGCACCGGCTGATCAAGCCGGAGAAGCGGCGCAAGCCGACCCGCGATGATGTAGTGTGCTGGGTTGAGCAACGCGGCATTGGCCCGCTGCATGTGCAGCAGGTCGCCGACCTGGTGTGGGAAGCCGTCAAGCTGGGCGTCCCGACCATCGATCAGCTGGCGTTGTTCTAG
- a CDS encoding HNH endonuclease yields the protein MSSIRYWLATHPRNPYWRWLRQRAVARQRGRCAVCGRRLGRRFQAHHLTYARLGHEWLSDIQAVHPRCHPIADARRRSRQN from the coding sequence ATGTCGAGCATTCGCTATTGGCTCGCCACCCACCCACGCAATCCCTACTGGCGGTGGCTGCGTCAGCGCGCGGTGGCACGGCAGCGCGGGCGCTGCGCCGTCTGCGGCCGGCGCTTGGGCCGCCGCTTTCAGGCGCACCACCTGACCTATGCGCGCCTGGGCCACGAGTGGCTCAGCGACATTCAGGCCGTGCATCCGCGCTGCCACCCGATCGCCGACGCCCGCCGGCGCAGCCGGCAGAACTAA